A section of the Spirosoma pollinicola genome encodes:
- a CDS encoding FecR family protein, translating into MPITEQLLKRYFDNQVTPAEARRVLDWLTTEDGLTYLTHRLDAQLGKADWHAPPNSSAPDPDQLLSAIRKRMEPPLPFIDVPVRQANWYAQPMRWAAVLIGFVLLAASAFWGYQQLYPKDLVYRTAFGKMASLTLPDGSTVTLNGNSHLRYAPRWATHQTREVWMDGEGFFRVTHQRNHERFVVHLPNKLNIEVLGTQFNVMARANRAKVVLNNGKIRLDVGDQAKQKLVMQPGDLFYADVKAKVYYRKHVDAAAQSAWQTGKLTFDGTTLQEVAQMLEDTYGVKVIIADPDLQRQTLSGTIPNQSMQTILDGLATLFDLHITQQSNRIIIQ; encoded by the coding sequence ATGCCCATCACGGAACAGTTACTCAAACGCTATTTTGATAATCAGGTTACGCCTGCCGAAGCCCGGCGGGTATTGGACTGGTTAACTACCGAAGATGGGCTGACATACCTGACCCATCGGCTCGATGCGCAGCTCGGCAAAGCCGATTGGCATGCCCCTCCCAATAGTTCGGCTCCCGACCCCGACCAACTGCTTTCGGCTATCCGTAAGCGTATGGAACCTCCCCTGCCCTTTATTGACGTCCCGGTTCGGCAAGCAAACTGGTATGCTCAGCCAATGCGCTGGGCCGCCGTCCTGATTGGGTTCGTTTTGTTAGCCGCAAGTGCTTTTTGGGGTTATCAGCAATTATATCCCAAAGATCTGGTCTATAGGACCGCTTTCGGCAAGATGGCTTCCCTAACCTTACCCGATGGTTCGACGGTGACGCTTAATGGCAATAGCCACCTTCGTTATGCTCCTCGTTGGGCTACCCATCAAACCCGTGAAGTCTGGATGGATGGCGAAGGGTTCTTTCGGGTAACGCACCAGCGTAATCACGAGCGCTTTGTGGTTCACTTACCCAATAAGCTCAATATCGAAGTGCTGGGTACTCAATTTAACGTGATGGCACGAGCAAACCGGGCAAAAGTGGTGCTGAACAATGGCAAAATACGGCTTGATGTGGGAGACCAGGCGAAACAAAAACTGGTTATGCAACCCGGCGATCTGTTTTATGCCGACGTAAAGGCGAAAGTGTACTACCGCAAACACGTTGACGCAGCGGCACAGTCGGCTTGGCAAACCGGTAAGCTAACGTTCGATGGCACAACGTTGCAGGAAGTTGCACAAATGCTGGAAGATACATACGGTGTAAAAGTGATTATCGCTGACCCTGATTTGCAGCGCCAAACACTATCCGGAACGATCCCAAACCAGTCCATGCAAACCATCCTAGACGGGCTGGCTACCTTATTTGACTTACATATTACTCAACAATCAAATCGAATCATCATTCAATAA
- a CDS encoding VCBS repeat-containing protein, protein MHHLLGLTGLLTLTLVGCRHTPTRFEQLKASETGITFANTITESDSLNVLEFEYIYNGSGVGVGDFNGDGLPDVFFAGNQVSSRMYLNKGDFKFQDVTDSAGVGTRYWCTGVAVADINQDGRQDIYVSTIHPDRDRAVPNLLFINTGNDANGLPHFVESAQAVGLADSSYSTQATFLDYDRDGDLDVFLLTNALENFNRNNVIGPRNNGSARSQDKLFRNDSPHRPKGVITPAKAPPLGIEGIHFTNVSDQAGLLHEGWGLGVLVNDVNQDGWPDVYVANDFQSNDVWLINNQDGTFRNRIAESLKHQSHNSMGMDMADINNDGLNDIAVVDMLPDDNLRQKTMFSTIPYDRFQMARRLGYQPQYIRNVLQLNRGFTTSTLSSPTSLSSPSSPSLPLFSDIGYLAGTAATDWSWSALFSDLDNDGFRDLLITNGYRKDITDLDFTSYNRDGGTFGTDADRRAQLLKRIVDLEPVYKPNFLFHNSGDLHFTNVASEWGLTEPSFTNGTAYADFDNDGDLDLVMNNINDPAFIYRNRTVENAVDSSASHFLRINLEGNPGNLEGLGARVAVWTGGQVHYTEYTRQRGYQSTMASGIHIGLGVAKRIDSLKIVWPNGNGQLIRNITPNQTLTVAEQKATPQPHTFLSMQTVEAPLLTEVSPSLSGLSFHHQEDDFVDYKAQQTLLSHKHSQIGPGLAVGDVDGNGLDDIYIAGSAYKGGTFFLQQENLKAAQSTFPDAAFSGSPFRGAAFRGAAFRRKDRPTKKPEETGVLLFDADLDGDLDLYAVHGSTEFGKDEAACQDSLYLNDGKGNFRSSPTALPNTMSSGSCVIATDFDHDGDLDLFVSGRIVPQRYPEPARSYLLRNDSRAGVVHFTDVTDQIAPGLSQAGLICAALWTDVDNDSWPDLMLAGEFMPVTLFKNQQGRRFTSVNSPALASSTGFWNSLSAGDFDNDGDMDYIAGNLGLNCRLQASTTQPVSIYAADYDKNGTLDPILTFFNGGVEYPFHPRDVLTDQIPSFKKKMTSYAAYGKTTLANLLSADEQQQSLIKRATYCSSAYIENRAGEFVVHALPIEAQFSPVFGSSVIDINHDGNLDVLLVGNDYATEVLSGWQDAGLGLCLLGDGRGHFKTTTPANSGFVVDGDAKALSTVLLANGQLYYVATQNNGALRVFRETAATITYKRVKTADLQLIQLSKEKKRKTELTYGSGYLSQSSRTVEKNRD, encoded by the coding sequence ATGCATCACTTACTCGGACTGACCGGTTTACTTACCCTCACACTGGTTGGCTGTAGGCATACGCCCACTCGATTTGAGCAATTGAAAGCCTCTGAAACAGGCATTACCTTTGCCAATACCATTACCGAAAGCGACTCACTGAATGTACTTGAGTTCGAGTATATCTACAATGGTAGTGGCGTTGGCGTAGGTGATTTCAACGGCGATGGTCTGCCCGATGTATTTTTTGCCGGTAATCAGGTGTCAAGTCGGATGTATCTGAATAAAGGTGATTTCAAATTTCAGGACGTTACCGATTCAGCGGGCGTTGGCACAAGATACTGGTGTACGGGCGTAGCCGTAGCTGATATTAATCAGGATGGACGGCAGGATATTTATGTGTCAACTATTCATCCAGACCGCGATCGGGCTGTACCCAACCTTCTCTTTATTAACACGGGGAACGACGCCAATGGCCTACCCCATTTTGTGGAGTCGGCACAGGCTGTCGGGCTGGCAGATTCGAGTTACTCCACGCAGGCCACCTTTCTGGATTACGACAGGGATGGCGATCTGGATGTTTTCTTATTGACCAACGCCCTCGAAAACTTCAACAGAAATAACGTCATTGGTCCCCGGAATAACGGCTCCGCACGAAGTCAGGATAAATTATTTCGCAACGATAGTCCTCATCGCCCAAAAGGGGTAATAACGCCAGCTAAGGCGCCCCCTTTAGGAATTGAGGGAATTCATTTCACCAATGTTTCGGATCAGGCGGGCCTGCTGCACGAAGGCTGGGGCCTGGGTGTTCTTGTCAACGATGTGAATCAGGATGGCTGGCCGGATGTGTATGTGGCCAATGACTTTCAATCGAATGATGTCTGGCTAATCAATAACCAGGATGGCACATTTCGCAACCGCATTGCCGAATCCCTGAAACATCAGAGCCACAACAGCATGGGTATGGACATGGCCGACATTAACAATGACGGCCTGAACGACATCGCCGTTGTCGATATGCTGCCGGATGATAATCTTCGGCAGAAAACCATGTTCTCGACCATCCCCTACGACCGCTTTCAGATGGCCCGTCGGCTTGGCTACCAGCCGCAGTACATTCGTAATGTCCTTCAATTGAACAGAGGGTTCACAACCTCCACCCTTTCATCCCCCACCTCCCTTTCGTCCCCATCTTCCCCTTCTCTCCCCCTCTTCTCCGATATAGGTTATCTGGCCGGAACAGCAGCAACCGACTGGAGTTGGAGCGCTCTCTTCTCCGACTTAGATAACGATGGATTTCGGGATTTACTGATTACGAATGGCTATCGTAAAGACATCACCGACCTCGACTTTACCAGCTACAATCGCGATGGCGGTACCTTTGGCACCGATGCAGACCGACGCGCTCAACTGCTGAAACGAATCGTTGATCTGGAACCCGTTTACAAACCAAATTTCCTCTTTCACAACTCAGGTGACCTTCATTTTACCAACGTTGCCAGCGAATGGGGCCTTACTGAACCCTCCTTTACCAATGGTACCGCCTACGCCGATTTTGACAACGATGGTGATTTGGACCTGGTGATGAACAACATCAACGATCCTGCATTCATCTACCGAAACAGAACCGTCGAAAACGCAGTGGACTCGTCAGCCAGTCATTTCTTAAGGATAAACTTAGAGGGTAATCCCGGCAATCTGGAAGGGTTGGGAGCCAGAGTTGCCGTTTGGACAGGTGGCCAAGTACATTACACTGAATATACCCGACAACGAGGATATCAATCCACGATGGCATCGGGTATACACATTGGGCTAGGTGTTGCTAAACGAATTGATTCACTAAAAATAGTTTGGCCAAACGGTAACGGTCAACTTATTCGAAACATAACACCTAACCAAACCCTAACAGTAGCGGAGCAGAAAGCAACCCCGCAGCCACACACATTCCTGTCTATGCAGACAGTTGAAGCACCTTTATTGACCGAAGTTTCACCCTCCTTGAGCGGGCTTAGCTTTCATCATCAGGAGGATGATTTTGTTGACTATAAAGCACAACAAACACTACTTTCCCATAAGCATTCGCAAATTGGGCCGGGGTTAGCTGTTGGTGATGTGGATGGCAACGGACTGGACGACATCTACATCGCCGGAAGCGCATACAAAGGCGGCACATTTTTTTTACAACAGGAAAACTTAAAGGCCGCACAATCTACATTCCCTGATGCGGCATTCTCTGGCTCGCCATTCCGTGGTGCGGCATTCCGTGGTGCGGCATTCCGACGGAAAGACCGACCAACCAAAAAGCCTGAAGAAACCGGCGTTCTATTATTTGACGCCGACCTCGACGGCGACCTCGATCTGTATGCCGTTCATGGCAGCACAGAATTTGGTAAAGACGAAGCCGCCTGTCAGGACAGCCTGTACCTGAATGATGGCAAAGGGAATTTCCGATCCTCGCCAACGGCCCTCCCGAACACGATGTCCAGTGGCTCGTGCGTTATTGCCACCGACTTCGACCACGATGGCGATTTGGATCTGTTTGTGAGTGGGCGCATCGTTCCGCAACGGTACCCGGAACCGGCCCGAAGCTATTTACTGCGCAATGATAGTCGGGCAGGGGTGGTTCATTTTACGGATGTAACGGACCAAATAGCACCCGGTCTGTCGCAGGCGGGTTTAATTTGCGCAGCACTCTGGACAGATGTCGACAACGATAGTTGGCCCGATTTGATGCTGGCTGGCGAGTTTATGCCCGTTACTCTATTCAAAAATCAGCAGGGGCGTCGGTTCACGAGCGTAAATTCTCCCGCGCTGGCCAGTTCGACAGGCTTCTGGAACAGTCTGTCGGCGGGCGATTTTGACAACGATGGCGATATGGATTACATAGCGGGCAATCTGGGGCTGAACTGCCGATTGCAGGCTTCAACAACGCAACCCGTATCGATTTATGCGGCTGACTATGATAAAAACGGTACACTGGACCCGATCCTAACTTTTTTCAATGGTGGCGTCGAGTACCCATTTCACCCCCGCGATGTTCTGACCGATCAGATTCCGTCCTTCAAAAAGAAGATGACATCCTATGCCGCCTATGGTAAAACAACCCTAGCCAACTTACTATCGGCCGATGAGCAGCAACAGTCCCTGATCAAGCGGGCTACTTATTGTTCGTCGGCCTATATCGAGAACCGGGCAGGCGAATTTGTTGTGCATGCTTTACCTATCGAAGCTCAGTTTTCGCCCGTTTTTGGCAGTTCGGTTATAGATATCAATCATGACGGAAATTTAGATGTGCTACTCGTAGGCAATGATTATGCAACCGAAGTCCTATCGGGCTGGCAGGATGCAGGCTTAGGTTTATGCCTGCTGGGAGACGGAAGAGGCCATTTCAAGACGACTACACCAGCGAACTCTGGCTTTGTTGTCGATGGCGACGCAAAAGCACTGTCCACTGTTCTTCTAGCCAATGGCCAGCTCTATTACGTGGCAACGCAGAACAACGGCGCTTTGCGGGTATTCAGGGAAACAGCCGCCACGATAACGTATAAACGCGTAAAAACAGCTGATTTACAACTTATACAGTTATCGAAAGAAAAAAAACGAAAGACAGAGCTTACTTACGGAAGTGGGTATTTGTCGCAATCTTCCCGGACTGTAGAAAAAAATCGTGACTAA
- a CDS encoding RagB/SusD family nutrient uptake outer membrane protein: protein MKSTFWTTGIVALGLFFGCSTSSLDKVNPNQVITANYYKTSSELLKGVNSVYAVWQSANLTGREWFFLQDLRSDDVASGGGQLEAPRNQILIGAQNPGNGVAFSVWNGLYRVIHRANVVIDNGPSVTDNPTLAKRIVGEAKFLRAMAYFDLTTFWGAVPLYTDYVTEVDGTKAKSPVSDIYTLLTTDLLAIQADLPATATGADLGRATKAAAQALLARVYMQKGDYASAKTQLQAVISSGLYKLTDEYLDNFIEETEFNSESIFEIGFSKIGDFNWDGDGNDNGANETMTRSQEYSAIGWRNLIPSDGLLNEYERTAKGDTKTDPRLKFNFYFIGDTYNNGLNTLGESQVQGNTSVVNGVTQKVSWRKYTAMYKNNETFYTSGINMRLIRYAEVLLMMAETENETGNSANAIALLNQVRARKSVAMPAYPTANYPVSSKAEVLRAVMHEKRVEQAGEQIRNRDILRWRAQNKFQTDPLPYFVKGKQELIPIPQQELDNNSKLSQQDQNPGY from the coding sequence ATGAAATCTACATTCTGGACCACGGGTATTGTGGCACTGGGGCTTTTCTTCGGATGCAGCACCAGCAGCCTCGACAAAGTGAACCCCAATCAGGTCATTACAGCGAATTACTATAAAACCTCATCGGAGTTACTCAAGGGAGTCAATTCTGTTTATGCCGTTTGGCAAAGCGCCAACCTTACCGGCCGCGAGTGGTTCTTCCTGCAAGACCTCCGCTCCGATGATGTGGCTTCGGGCGGGGGCCAGTTGGAAGCACCGCGCAACCAGATTTTGATTGGTGCCCAAAATCCAGGAAACGGGGTTGCCTTCTCGGTCTGGAACGGCCTTTATCGGGTTATTCACCGCGCCAACGTGGTCATTGATAATGGTCCGTCCGTTACGGATAACCCGACGCTGGCAAAGCGAATTGTTGGCGAAGCCAAATTCCTGCGGGCAATGGCTTACTTTGATCTGACAACGTTCTGGGGCGCGGTCCCTTTATATACCGACTACGTAACCGAAGTTGATGGAACAAAAGCAAAATCGCCGGTCAGTGATATTTACACTCTGTTGACAACCGATTTGCTGGCGATTCAGGCCGATCTGCCCGCTACGGCTACTGGTGCCGACCTCGGCCGGGCAACAAAAGCCGCTGCTCAGGCCCTGTTGGCACGTGTTTATATGCAAAAAGGGGATTATGCGAGTGCGAAGACACAACTCCAGGCAGTCATTAGCTCGGGCTTGTACAAGCTGACCGATGAATACCTGGATAACTTTATTGAAGAGACCGAATTTAATTCTGAATCAATTTTCGAGATCGGCTTCTCGAAAATTGGCGACTTCAACTGGGATGGCGACGGCAACGATAATGGAGCCAATGAAACCATGACCCGCAGTCAGGAGTATTCGGCCATTGGCTGGCGCAACCTGATTCCGTCTGACGGATTGCTCAACGAATACGAACGCACCGCCAAGGGCGATACCAAAACGGACCCTCGCCTAAAGTTCAATTTCTATTTCATCGGCGACACCTACAATAACGGCCTCAACACCCTTGGCGAATCGCAGGTACAGGGCAACACCTCCGTCGTAAATGGAGTGACGCAGAAAGTTAGCTGGCGGAAGTATACAGCCATGTATAAAAACAACGAAACCTTTTACACGTCGGGTATCAATATGCGGCTAATTCGGTACGCAGAAGTGTTACTCATGATGGCCGAAACGGAGAATGAAACCGGCAACAGTGCCAACGCGATTGCGTTGCTCAATCAGGTTCGGGCACGAAAAAGTGTAGCCATGCCCGCCTATCCAACCGCCAACTATCCGGTCAGCAGCAAAGCTGAAGTGTTGCGGGCTGTTATGCACGAAAAGCGGGTTGAGCAAGCTGGAGAGCAAATTCGCAACCGGGATATTCTACGCTGGCGGGCACAAAATAAATTCCAGACGGATCCTCTCCCGTATTTCGTAAAAGGCAAACAGGAGTTAATCCCAATTCCGCAACAGGAGTTGGATAACAATAGCAAATTGTCCCAGCAGGATCAGAATCCAGGGTATTAA
- a CDS encoding SusC/RagA family TonB-linked outer membrane protein: MTKQLIALGTLLLAGILPVRGQLIASSNKHFTHQNQPADTRLITLKSALGELEQYYSVSFIYPTNLVNTKVVMVNQHNRNLETELTNLLSGSSLTYRKVQSKFYAIVSTKEKNTRLFRKIEKIETQAATDQSTESVSLPNRTIDKLERIGWSMTSTQPLADINGRVLDKAGQGIPGVSVVVKGTTRGTTTNVAGEYSLNAPDNAVLVFSFVGYASQEVAVANRSRINVTLLDDVKSISEVVVVGYGTQKRASVTGAISSVSAQEVTQLPVPSVEQAIQGRVPGVTVVSNGSPGETPIVRIRGIGSINYAANPLYVIDGFPTSDLNNFDTRDIESVDVLKDASSAAIYGSRAANGVIIVTTKKGTGDGKLHVSYDGYVGTQSAWRQLDLLNRDEYIQYGTALRTNAGQPIPTRFGNLNQPIYAGSTQTYAQTDTDWQKAVFRAAPITQHSVQLSGGNERSRFYSSVGYFNQQGIMQGTGYKRGNFRINSDHTISKRFSFGQTLTISYDDKLNEVSAGGRTQVQNMIRMTPYMPIEDPTLLGGYRGPDGSDGSDPQNPVRAALQDQSNTQRMKILGSAYVDVKIIDGLTYRLRGGIDYVTARTFSFLPIYSESFNARALASLSEDRYSYASPLISNQLTYEKTFGKHSLNVVAVAERQAGNTLEIIGTGQAASNTIRELSAVISTSAGLTGTRSQNVLLSYLGRLNYEYAGKYLLGASFRRDGSSRFAPGNKWGNFPSVSAGWRISEEAFLKNVPAVSELKLRASYGTMGFNGIGDYSWQVAVSQNTNAILGGDRSQGTYFDRLGNTDLRWEVTKMSNVGLDLGLFNNSITLSAEVYQRNTDGLILNQPIAPSIGYSQSPIVNVGSMRNNGVEMQLGYNKTKGAFRFNASGNISFITNKVLSLGPTVSPLLNGANADYGGFDITRTEAGQPIQYFYGWRVAGIFQNSDEVKSAPTQDNAKPGDLRFVDTDGNGKIDANDRVNLGSFLPKFTYGLNLSANYRGFDMSLFFQGVQGNKIYNGVKVIEQGMLRLFNAGTDVLRAWTPTNTNTDVPRAVDGDPNGNSRTSDRFIEDGSYLRLKNLSIGYSVPAGALQSFSRGTLSRARVYVASTNLLTFTKYTGYDPEVGSRTSNTNPTLTNGIDYGQFPQARTFMVGLQIGF, encoded by the coding sequence ATGACGAAACAACTAATTGCGCTTGGAACGTTGCTGCTGGCGGGCATTTTACCCGTTCGAGGGCAGCTTATAGCCTCAAGCAACAAGCATTTTACCCATCAGAATCAGCCTGCTGATACACGTTTAATTACGCTGAAAAGTGCATTAGGTGAACTTGAACAATACTATAGTGTCTCGTTCATCTACCCAACCAATCTGGTTAATACGAAGGTGGTGATGGTTAACCAGCACAATCGAAATCTGGAAACAGAGCTGACTAACCTGTTGAGTGGGTCAAGCTTAACGTATCGGAAAGTACAGTCCAAATTCTACGCTATTGTATCGACGAAGGAAAAGAACACGCGGCTTTTTCGTAAAATCGAAAAGATCGAAACACAAGCTGCCACCGATCAGTCGACCGAATCCGTAAGCTTACCCAATCGAACCATCGACAAACTGGAACGAATTGGCTGGTCAATGACATCAACGCAGCCGCTGGCCGACATTAATGGCAGGGTGCTGGATAAAGCCGGACAGGGTATTCCGGGGGTTAGCGTGGTGGTAAAGGGTACTACACGCGGAACAACCACCAATGTAGCGGGCGAGTACAGTCTGAACGCACCAGACAACGCCGTACTGGTCTTTAGCTTTGTGGGATATGCCTCGCAGGAGGTAGCTGTGGCCAACCGCAGCCGGATTAATGTCACACTTCTCGACGATGTCAAATCCATTAGCGAAGTGGTTGTTGTAGGCTACGGCACGCAAAAACGGGCGTCTGTAACGGGGGCTATTTCGTCGGTATCAGCCCAGGAAGTAACACAATTGCCCGTACCGAGTGTCGAACAGGCCATTCAGGGGCGTGTGCCCGGTGTAACGGTAGTTAGTAATGGATCACCTGGCGAAACACCAATCGTACGAATTCGGGGAATTGGTTCGATCAACTATGCCGCTAACCCGCTTTATGTAATTGACGGTTTCCCCACGAGTGATCTGAACAACTTCGACACCCGTGATATTGAGTCTGTCGATGTTTTGAAAGACGCATCCTCGGCGGCTATTTACGGGTCACGGGCGGCCAATGGCGTTATCATCGTGACAACAAAAAAAGGAACCGGCGACGGCAAACTGCATGTCAGCTACGATGGCTACGTTGGTACGCAAAGTGCCTGGCGGCAGCTTGACCTGCTCAACCGCGACGAGTATATTCAATATGGAACAGCCCTGCGTACCAACGCTGGCCAGCCAATTCCAACACGCTTCGGCAACTTGAATCAACCTATCTACGCCGGATCAACCCAAACGTATGCACAAACAGATACCGACTGGCAAAAGGCCGTATTCAGGGCCGCTCCTATCACCCAGCACAGCGTGCAGTTGTCTGGCGGCAACGAGCGGTCGCGCTTCTATTCATCGGTCGGGTATTTCAATCAGCAAGGCATTATGCAAGGCACGGGTTATAAGCGGGGCAACTTCCGTATTAACTCCGACCATACCATTAGCAAGCGCTTTTCGTTCGGTCAAACGCTCACTATTTCGTACGATGATAAACTCAACGAAGTAAGCGCTGGTGGCCGGACACAGGTACAAAACATGATTCGCATGACGCCTTACATGCCCATCGAAGACCCTACGCTGCTAGGTGGCTATCGTGGCCCGGACGGCTCCGACGGTTCGGACCCACAAAACCCGGTACGTGCTGCATTACAGGATCAAAGCAACACGCAACGTATGAAAATTCTGGGCAGTGCCTATGTCGATGTAAAAATCATTGACGGGCTGACGTACCGGCTGCGGGGTGGTATCGACTATGTAACGGCCCGCACGTTTTCATTTTTGCCGATCTATAGCGAAAGTTTCAACGCCCGTGCGCTGGCCAGTCTTTCTGAAGACCGCTACTCGTATGCATCGCCCCTGATTTCGAACCAGTTGACCTACGAAAAAACCTTTGGGAAACATAGCCTCAATGTAGTGGCAGTGGCCGAACGGCAGGCGGGAAATACGCTTGAAATAATCGGTACGGGCCAGGCGGCATCAAACACCATCCGCGAGCTGAGCGCTGTCATTAGCACCAGTGCGGGCCTAACGGGGACACGCTCACAAAACGTTTTGCTCTCTTATCTGGGCAGGCTGAATTACGAATATGCGGGCAAGTACTTACTAGGCGCGTCGTTCCGGCGGGATGGTTCTTCCCGCTTTGCACCCGGCAACAAATGGGGTAATTTCCCATCGGTATCGGCGGGCTGGCGGATCAGCGAAGAGGCTTTCCTGAAGAATGTACCCGCTGTTTCGGAGTTGAAACTCCGTGCCAGCTACGGTACAATGGGCTTCAACGGCATTGGCGATTATTCGTGGCAGGTAGCAGTCTCCCAGAATACCAACGCTATCCTGGGTGGCGACCGGTCGCAGGGAACGTACTTCGACCGGCTGGGTAATACCGACCTGCGTTGGGAGGTCACCAAAATGAGTAATGTGGGATTGGATTTGGGATTGTTCAACAACAGCATTACCCTCTCGGCTGAAGTCTATCAGCGTAATACGGATGGACTGATTCTGAATCAGCCCATTGCGCCATCCATCGGCTACTCACAATCGCCCATTGTGAATGTGGGCAGCATGCGCAACAATGGCGTAGAAATGCAATTGGGGTATAATAAAACGAAAGGTGCTTTCCGCTTTAATGCGTCGGGTAACATTAGTTTTATTACAAACAAAGTGCTGAGTCTTGGGCCAACCGTTTCTCCCCTCCTCAACGGTGCCAATGCCGATTACGGCGGATTCGACATTACCCGCACCGAGGCTGGCCAGCCGATTCAATACTTCTATGGCTGGCGCGTGGCGGGTATTTTCCAGAATTCGGATGAGGTCAAATCGGCCCCTACACAGGACAATGCCAAACCCGGCGACCTTCGCTTTGTGGACACCGATGGCAATGGCAAGATTGACGCCAATGACCGGGTCAATCTGGGCAGCTTCCTGCCGAAATTCACGTACGGACTGAACCTATCTGCCAACTACCGGGGTTTCGACATGTCTCTGTTTTTTCAGGGTGTGCAGGGCAACAAAATTTATAACGGCGTGAAAGTAATTGAGCAGGGCATGTTACGGCTGTTCAACGCCGGAACGGATGTGCTACGTGCCTGGACACCGACCAATACCAACACCGATGTACCGCGCGCGGTCGATGGAGATCCCAACGGTAATTCGCGCACATCGGACCGGTTCATTGAAGATGGGTCTTATTTGCGGTTAAAAAACCTGAGCATCGGTTATTCTGTACCAGCGGGTGCGTTGCAGTCGTTCTCTCGCGGTACACTGAGCCGAGCGCGGGTTTATGTAGCCTCAACCAACCTGCTGACGTTTACGAAATATACAGGCTATGACCCCGAAGTTGGTTCGCGCACCAGCAACACCAACCCAACGCTGACAAATGGGATTGACTATGGCCAGTTCCCGCAGGCTCGCACATTCATGGTCGGGCTACAAATTGGTTTTTAA
- a CDS encoding glycerophosphodiester phosphodiesterase family protein: MRFLLVLIFMAHVAFIQSDSPAFDLEGHRGCRGLMPENTVPAFLKALDIGVNTLEMDVVISKDRQVVVSHEPYFNAAFSIAPNGLPVDKKEQKNLVLYQMDYAEIKRYDVGSNGNAAYPEQQRLKVYKPLLSEVIEQAEAYRKAKNLPSFSYNIEIKSEPSEYNKSQPEPAEFCELVQAVLKKQLSAERVNADRIVIQSFDFAVLKQWKKGMTEGQYLNVRLSALVENLRSPEKNLEELGFKPNIYSPNFRLLGQSKITKLHEQGIKVIPWTVNQRDDMKRLKEWGVDGLITDYPDRANGL; encoded by the coding sequence ATGCGCTTTCTACTCGTTCTGATTTTCATGGCTCATGTTGCTTTCATTCAATCAGATTCGCCCGCATTCGACTTGGAAGGACATCGAGGCTGCCGGGGACTGATGCCCGAAAATACAGTTCCTGCATTCCTGAAAGCACTTGATATTGGCGTCAATACCCTTGAAATGGATGTGGTGATCAGCAAGGATCGGCAAGTAGTGGTTTCGCATGAACCCTATTTCAATGCCGCCTTCAGTATTGCGCCCAATGGCCTACCGGTTGATAAAAAAGAACAGAAAAATCTGGTCCTTTACCAGATGGATTACGCCGAGATCAAGCGCTACGATGTTGGCTCGAATGGGAATGCAGCCTACCCAGAACAGCAGCGGCTTAAGGTTTACAAACCCCTTCTGAGCGAAGTGATTGAACAGGCCGAAGCGTATCGAAAAGCAAAGAATCTCCCCTCCTTTTCATATAACATCGAAATCAAAAGCGAGCCTTCGGAGTATAATAAAAGCCAGCCCGAACCAGCCGAGTTTTGTGAACTTGTACAAGCCGTATTAAAAAAACAACTTTCTGCAGAACGTGTTAATGCAGACCGAATCGTTATTCAAAGTTTTGATTTTGCTGTATTAAAACAATGGAAGAAGGGAATGACTGAAGGTCAATATCTCAACGTGCGCTTATCGGCATTGGTCGAAAACCTACGCAGTCCGGAAAAAAATCTGGAAGAGCTTGGTTTCAAACCCAATATATATAGTCCTAATTTTCGACTGCTTGGCCAAAGTAAAATCACTAAACTTCATGAGCAGGGTATTAAAGTTATTCCGTGGACAGTTAACCAGCGTGACGACATGAAACGCCTGAAAGAATGGGGTGTCGATGGCCTGATTACTGATTATCCGGACCGTGCAAACGGATTATAA